In the Blautia coccoides genome, TCAGACAGGTATAACAGTGCCCCGCCTACACCTGAAAGTGCGCCTGCAATAACCATGGACAATATGATATTCTTTTTGGCATTGATGCCCGCATAACGGCTGGCATCCGGGTTCTTGCCGCAGGCTTTCAGTTCATAGCCGAACGCGGTCTTATTGATCAATATGTACATTCCCACCACGAACAAGACTGCGATGAGGATTCCGATATTCAGATTCGCCTCAGGAAAAAGCTTATCCAGGCCTGCCTTGGGCAGATATGCCGTCTTCGCCACCGGAACACTCTGGTTCCCTGTCTGGTCATAGACTGTCTTTGTTATCAGCAGATTTGTCAGGTAAAGGCCGATATAATTCATCATGATAGAGGAGATCACTTCATTTACATTTGCCACCGCCTTTAAAAATCCCGGCACCAGCCCCCACACCGCCCCAGCGGCGGCTGCGCCCAGAATGGCTATAAGCCAATGGATACTACCCGGAAGTCCGGTGCACTTGACGCCAATCAGAACTGCCACATAAGCACCCACGGTAAACTGTCCGGATGCTCCTATGTTAAACAGCCCTGTCTTCCAGGCAAAGCCTACGGAAAGTCCGGTCATCACAATGGGGGTTGCCAGATAAAGTGTCTGGGAAATCCCGCTCATGCCGTCCACAAATCCGCCCTCTAAGATTGTGAGAAAACCGGAAAACATTTCATTGGAGTTGGTGATCAGAAGGATAAAAAGTCCGAACAGCAGCCCCGCCGCCACAGCCAGTACAGAGGAAAGAAAACTTTCCACTCCCTCGTTCCCCCTCTTATTCTTTTGTTTTAACATGCTGCATTCCCCTTTCCTGTTCCGGCCATATAAAGCCCCAGTTCCTGAATGGTCACATCCTTTGGCTTCACATCCGCAACAATCTTTCCTTCATACATGACAAGTATCCTGTCACTGACATTCATGACCTCATCCAGCTCAAAAGATACTAAGAGAACCGCTTTCCCGGCATCCCTCTGTGCTATGATCTGTCTGTGTATATACTCAATAGCCCCCACATCAAGTCCACGGACCGGCTGGACCGCGATCACGATTTCCGGATTTCTGTCCAGCTCCCTTGCAATGACAGCCTTCTGCTGATTACCGCCTGACATGCCTCTGGCAATAGAATCCGCTCCGTGAGCACTTCTGATATCATAGCGCTCTATGAGCTTCTCCGCGTATCTGTCAATCTCATCGAATCTCAAAAATCCGTGCTTGTCAAACTGCGGGGTGTAGTAGTTCTGGAGGATTAGGTTTTCTTTCAGTGTATAGTCCAGAACCATTCCGTGCTTGTGTCTGTCTTCAGGAATATGAGCCATACCGTCCAGACATTTTCTGCGGATACTCTCTTTTGTAATATCCTTATCATTCAGGAATACCTGTCCCTGGTCAATTCCCATGAGTCCGGTGATCCCATAGACAAGTTCTGACTGACCATTGCCGTCAATCCCTGCAATACAGACGATCTCGCCCTTCTTTACATCAAAGGATACATGATCCACAACGTTTTTGCCTGTACGTTTGGAACGCATGGTCATATCCCGGACAGAAAGGGCGGTTCCCAAAGGCTTCATTTCCTTTTTCTCCACAACAAAGTCCACCTTACGCCCCACCATCATCTCAGACATTTCTTCTTTACTGGCTTTCGCCACATCAATGGTTCCGATATACCGTCCTTTTCTGAGTACAGTACAGCGGTCTGCAACTGCCTTGATCTCTGCCAGTTTGTGAGTGATAAACAGGATGGATTTTCCTTCCGATACCAATTGTTTCATAACCTTCATGAGTTCATCAATTTCCTGCGGCGTCAGCACGGCGGTGGGTTCATCAAAGATAAGTACCTCGTTGTCGCAGTAGAGCATTTTTAAAATTTCCACTCTCTGCTGCATGCCCACTGTAATATCGCTGATCAGGGCGTCAGGGTCAATTTTAAACTTGTACCGCTCGCTTAATTCCACTACCTTTTTTCTGGCCTCATCCATTTTCAGAAAATGATGCTTTACAGACTCATGACCAAGTACGATACTCTCCAATACCGTAAAATTATGTACCAGTTTAAAATGCTGATGCACCATTCCGATCCCCAGCGCGTTGGCATCATTGGGGTTATTGATCGTCACAGGTTTCCCGTTCATCTTGATCATTCCCTGTTCCGGCTGGTACAGCCCGAACAGTACACTCATCAGAGTGGACTTTCCTGCGCCGTTCTCTCCCAGCAACGCGTGTATCTCACCTTTTTTCAGCCTCAGCGTAATATCATCATTTGCCTTGAAACTGCCGAACTCCTTGGTGATATGTTCCATTTCAATCACATACTGCTCCACCTTAAAACCTCCTCCGCCGTATTTCAGCCGCTCCCCTCTTCCCCTCGGGAGACCTGACTGTACAATTACTTTTTATCTTCTCTGATCAATATTCTCAGCGCTTCCACAGCCACCTTGATCGCAGCGTCCGTATCGTGTACCACCGGATTGGACAGCCCCTGTTTCTCACGTTCCTGATTGGCCACCACCAGGAAATTGGAACCGCAGCGCACTCTCAGATAATTGGCCACAACAAACAGTGCGGCAGATTCCATCTCCGACGCCTTACAGCCAAGTCTGAGCCACGCCTCCCATTTGTTCATCAGCTCATAGCTGACCGGCTTGGTCTCCGGCTCATGCTGTCCGTAAAACGCGTCCTTGCACTCTACAACACCTGCGTGATACTGATATCCACAGTTCTCGGCTGCTTTTACGAGGGCATTTGCCACATGGAAGTCAGCAACTGCCGGATATTCAATGGGGGCGTACTCTTTGCTGGTGCCTTCCATACGGATAGCTCCTGTGGCAACTACAATATCTCCGCCCTTCACATCTACATCCATTCCACCGCATGTACCCACACGGATAAATGTATCTGCTCCGCTCTTCACAAGTTCCTCCATGGCAATAGATGCTGACGGCCCGCCGATCCCTGTTGATGTGACACTTACTTTTTCTCCGTCCAGGTAACCTGTATATGTCACATACTCTCTGCTGTCTGCCACCAATACAGGGTTATCAAAATATGCCGCGATTTTCTGGCATCTCTTGGGATCTCCCGGAAGAAGCACATATCTTCCCACGTCCCCTTTTCTTATATTCAAATGATACTGCACGCCCTCTTCTGCGTAATTCATACTTACTTCCTCCTTGTTTGTACCTGTATATTTTTTCTATACATGTATATTACCACTTGTATAACTTCCCGTCAATCAAATTACTATGCACAATATAAACAATATTTCTCGTTTATTTTTGTACATATATTACAACCCACCCATGACAGCGCTTACATTTATCCGTCAAATATTAGACATGTTTTCAAATTGACTAATATAACAAAAAGTTGTATACTTAACATATCTTATTTCGATAGTGACTTATTTCCGGACGGAGGATAATGATATGAATGAACCACTGGACAAAAATATCCCTAAAACAGGCATGTCCGAAGAAAAATCCAGAAAACTAAAGCATGTAAAGGTCTATGACCAGCTCTATGCACAGATTATAAATGGGGAATATCCCAAGGGTTCCCAGCTGCCCAGCGAACCAGACTTGTCTAAAGAAATGGGTGTGAG is a window encoding:
- a CDS encoding ABC transporter permease, with amino-acid sequence MLKQKNKRGNEGVESFLSSVLAVAAGLLFGLFILLITNSNEMFSGFLTILEGGFVDGMSGISQTLYLATPIVMTGLSVGFAWKTGLFNIGASGQFTVGAYVAVLIGVKCTGLPGSIHWLIAILGAAAAGAVWGLVPGFLKAVANVNEVISSIMMNYIGLYLTNLLITKTVYDQTGNQSVPVAKTAYLPKAGLDKLFPEANLNIGILIAVLFVVGMYILINKTAFGYELKACGKNPDASRYAGINAKKNIILSMVIAGALSGVGGALLYLSDFGKHMQVLDVIASQGFSGISVALLGLSNPFGILLASLFIAHITIGGYNLQLLSFTPELIDIIISAIIYFGAFSLLFKTFIRKWTKRSKREETAL
- a CDS encoding ABC transporter ATP-binding protein, encoding MEHITKEFGSFKANDDITLRLKKGEIHALLGENGAGKSTLMSVLFGLYQPEQGMIKMNGKPVTINNPNDANALGIGMVHQHFKLVHNFTVLESIVLGHESVKHHFLKMDEARKKVVELSERYKFKIDPDALISDITVGMQQRVEILKMLYCDNEVLIFDEPTAVLTPQEIDELMKVMKQLVSEGKSILFITHKLAEIKAVADRCTVLRKGRYIGTIDVAKASKEEMSEMMVGRKVDFVVEKKEMKPLGTALSVRDMTMRSKRTGKNVVDHVSFDVKKGEIVCIAGIDGNGQSELVYGITGLMGIDQGQVFLNDKDITKESIRRKCLDGMAHIPEDRHKHGMVLDYTLKENLILQNYYTPQFDKHGFLRFDEIDRYAEKLIERYDIRSAHGADSIARGMSGGNQQKAVIARELDRNPEIVIAVQPVRGLDVGAIEYIHRQIIAQRDAGKAVLLVSFELDEVMNVSDRILVMYEGKIVADVKPKDVTIQELGLYMAGTGKGNAAC
- the udp gene encoding uridine phosphorylase, which encodes MNYAEEGVQYHLNIRKGDVGRYVLLPGDPKRCQKIAAYFDNPVLVADSREYVTYTGYLDGEKVSVTSTGIGGPSASIAMEELVKSGADTFIRVGTCGGMDVDVKGGDIVVATGAIRMEGTSKEYAPIEYPAVADFHVANALVKAAENCGYQYHAGVVECKDAFYGQHEPETKPVSYELMNKWEAWLRLGCKASEMESAALFVVANYLRVRCGSNFLVVANQEREKQGLSNPVVHDTDAAIKVAVEALRILIREDKK